Within Carassius gibelio isolate Cgi1373 ecotype wild population from Czech Republic chromosome A16, carGib1.2-hapl.c, whole genome shotgun sequence, the genomic segment AATCACTCATTTCATCGAATCATCAGATGCGTGACTGTATTAATTCCAGAGCCCTGTGGAATTTTGTCGCTCGGTCTCATCATTAAAATTTCGCTGATGGTTGAAATAGTGAAACTCATTATTCCTGTACTTAGGTGATAACTGCTTCTGGAACAAAGTGTTTTGCCTGTCGGTCGGCTGCGGAGCGAGACAAATGGATCGAGAATCTGCAGAGAGCTGTCAAACCAAACAAAGTGAGtgtaaagaagaaaaagaaaagatgagCTCTCtagttttctttccttttcttccaTGACTCCATCAGTCTCCTCCAGTAACAACCCCTCCTGTCATTTCTATCTTTACACTCATTTCACCCTCTTCTAGGACTTGTAGGATTCCTGAATGAACTTAAAACAGCTTCCATGTGCTCTCCTGCCTCATAATGAAACAAATGCTTTCTTTTTTAAGTCTGGTAAACTTAGATGTATCCCAAAGGCTGATAGAGAATGCTGGATTCATCTACAGATGTCTGCTGGTGTGTCTGTCGTGAGGGTTTTAAATGGGGCTTTGAAAAGAGAGCAGTGTGGATTGAGTCGTCCAGATGTTCAGGCAGCGGGAGTTTGGGCTGATTCGTGTTGTGTGGAGAACATGGGCACAGGCGTCCAAAAATGATCATCCTGCTCAGTGTTGCAACAGATGCGTTGTCAATATTACAATAAATGAGGACAGACCAAGGGTGTTTATTAGTTGATTAGTTGAAGAAGTTTCTAAGTGGTAGAAAAAGCCACAGATGTGCATCACTGGTTAGTTAACAGGAAACCACTGAAGCACTCAATGACCAAAAAGCATGTTTTGAACATATGTTACTATGATAATATGATGTTTTTGGACATGGACCAtaggaatactttttttttttttttttaccatagttTCTTTGAGGTAGTCACAGATGGAGTCACAATCTGTTCACTAACTGTCAAAACAAAGTACAACAGAATAGAAATCAGATTTAATACATAACTTTTGGGATTCAGGTTGCACAGGTTTTTACCAGTCCAACAGAAAACAAAATTGTGTTTACAACTAAAATGTGTTCACTAATGTTTTGAAagattttcaaagttttaaagtGCTCAGTTACAAGTAAATTAAAGATCCACAATACTttgctatatatattttatttgttgaatattataacaatattattattcttaataataataataagaagaagaaatgtggtattaatataaatagattaatatttttaacataaagttactttaataataataataataataattgctatttattattttagattgGTCAGAACTTCAgaccatatataaatataaatattcttaatataaatgtatcaataataaatcaaatcaaattaccTGCACTGTCACATTtagatatataaatgtataataaatatattaatgtcaGGACAATGTCATATCTATTAACAataactattattactattattattattattattattattattataggatggatagaatgtataaatatatatttataaaacacttttttttttttacaaaataataattattattattgcattttataacTTTTGGAtagacataaattcagataaaatataaatatgataaatctaaatatttaagatttgtatttatcACATACatgattatatagagcatatataacctccatggacagtgcaattatcaAAGAATagaacacagatgaaaatatatataaatataggtatgaaagaatgaaataaaagtaaacaataaaaatataagaattaaattatgaaaaagattcatattaaagaattaaatatagaatagaaaataatgtgcatatattaatgttttgtagaTATAGattatataacataaaatttactttatattataattataatgataacaataattcaTATAATTGCAGTAATCGAGTTTAACTGTTATCTGTTGTTTTAGAATGTACAgttctatttcattttatttcacagttttttacagttatttacatttaataaaaggaCTGGAGCTTTGGAAAGCTGGTTTCCAGGGTATATTAAGTGGATCTATGATTGTCAGTAGAAAGTGGCATTGTGATGGTTCTAATGACTCATCATTCTGTGAGACCACTCGGGCACTTTAGACACGCAGTAGGTGTTAGACTAACAGTAGTTCAGATCATTAAATCACTGCAGTGTCTGTTGTCTGTCCACATGCTTGACCACACATTTGAGGTTCTGCAAACCCCCTCACAACCCTCGCCTACAGTTTATACGGTGCAAATATGATTGTGTTTCCCACACTCAGGACAACAGTCGACGCGTGGACAACGTTCTGAAGCTGTGGATCATCGAGGCCCGTGAACTTCCACCCAAAAAGCGCTATTATTGTGAACTGTGCTTGGATGACATGCTTTACGCCCGCACCACCAGCAAACCCCGAACCGATACCGTCTTCTGGGGTGAGCACTTCGAGTTCAACAACCTGCCAGCTGTCCGCAACCTCCGCCTTCATCTTTACAAAGAGACGGACAAGAAAAGACGCAAGGTAAAGGACcacctcacacacatacacacacgtttgtttttgtgaaaattgggttcatcccataggcgtaatggtttttatactgtagaaactgtatattctatggccctacaccaaccctacacctaaccctaaccctcacaggaaactttgtgcatttttactttctcaaaaaaactaattctgtatgatttataagctttttgaaaaatggggacatgggttatgtcctcataagtcaccctctccttgtaatacctgtttcatacccatgtcattatacagagttgtgtcctgatgtgtcacaaaaacaagagcacacacacacactcacacacacatatatacagtatatatatatatatatatatatatatatatatatatatatatatatatatatatatatatatatatatatatatatatatatatatatatattaggggtgtaacgatacgcgtattcgtattgaaccgttcggtacgacgctttcggttcggtacgcggtacgcattatgtataccgaacggttcgttggagtaattaattatatttgaaaaaaaaaaaaaaaagagagagagagaaatataatgatatgcgttcaacaaggtagcccaataacccaaacaacgtaacaggcaacgcccctgacactcccgaagaagaaaaaaacaccatcttatatgtttatgttaggctactcagcaggcgctcgctcactcagtacgcgctgaaggctcgttgcaaaatagccaatgcgtttaacagactagaaatgagaagatcccccaataaccaacaggtctggtgtttgggtgcactttggattccctttaagctataatggtgatggcaagagagtggtttcctttccaaagcgcttgggcagaagcgctcatgaggcgtctgtctttgctaagcaacaatgacgtgctctctccatgagacgcggaaatttcagcgaaggataaatggatttgcagctctaaaaatcgcttgcagtagctctgctactaaatttatttcaaaattgcaatccatatacaactatgatcagctgatccttcatcttggctgagctctcaacgttgttacgggtaaggatgaagctgattggttagttcttgtcacatgacccgcggtgcgcttgcggcattctgaaaagttgagatgtttttacattttgctgtatctaaaacgtatcgaaccgaaccgaaccgaaccgtgacatcagtgtatcgtatcgaaccgaaccgtgaattttgtgaaccgttacacccctaatatatatatatatatatatatatatatatatatatatatatatatatatatatatatatatatatatatagtattttattatatattttttataatatacaagtatatatatatatatatatatatatatatatatatatatatatatatatatatatatatatatatataatatttgtgtatAATTTATGCATTAGTTAGAATATTATTGTAAATCataacaaattattatatattattagtttttatctgttataaaaactattattttatatttatatataaattaattaattagtaataCTAATGTTTACTAATATATGTAGACATTATACATATCTATAttcatgaataaatataattaatcattACGACACATGCAgtatattcatatattaatatatgtattcattttctactactattatttttattgattaatattatagtaattgTAATTATATGTAACATTGTTCATAAatgaattgttattttaaaatgtatgtgtttatatataaatatgttatgatcatataaatgactttatagACTcaaaatcagtgttgttgttgttaatttgttGTTTGCAAATAATGCTTCAAGGCAATtgtcaattaaaaatataaacaaagacgAGTCTTTGATGTGTCTTACACCAACTTCCTTTTTTAGCAGAAAATACAAAAttgtaagaaaataaaaagtacaaattacaAAACTGCACTTCACCAGTGTCTGACATTGCTGCAGCTGGTTGTAGCAAAAGGACACTGGTGTTTCATTACAATTAAGGTGAATGAACATCATTTGTTTTGTCAATTTCTTTGACCATAACAGGAGAAGAGCACATATCTGGGCTTGATCAGCATTCCCATTTCCAGCATCACTGGTCGTCAGTTTGTGGAGCAATGGTACCCCGTCATTCAGCCCAGCGTCCTGACCAAGGGTGGTGGTGTTGGAGGGGGCAAAATCATCAACGCCTCCCTGCGGCTCAAGTCACGCTTTCAGACCATGAGCATCCTACCGATGGAGCTGTATAAAGAGTTTGCAGAGTATGTGACCAACAACTACCGTACGCTGTGTGCCGTTCTGGAGCCGCTGATGAGTGTCAAGAGCAAAGAGGAAGTGGCCTGCGCTCTGGTGCACATCCTGCAGAGCACAGGGAAGGCCAAGGTATCACTTTGTTTGAATAATGTTtgttctaagtatgttatttagGATGTTCCAAAACTTAGTGAGCTGTGGAGAAAATGGCAATTatatatgcttttaaaaaaatattttaattagccAATTAGTCAATTAGATGCTTTTCTCTCCATGCATTACATTTTACATGTTTAATTCCAAAAATCTGAGAAAATTAGGAGACtgcatctaatatttattttaatagtgaaaattcttgattattttacttaatatgtgtatatgttgttatttttatgtatgcattttgggaaatgtgtaatattttaccatgtttaatcCATGAAATCAGAGaaaatgcagaagaaaaaaaaatctgcgaCTTAATGTTGACCTGCtcatatttactttaatattgaAAACTATTGGAAAAATAGTGTAATGTAAAATTGACTGTTTTAACTaatatttgtgtatatgtatttttatgcattttaaattgtgagtgtgaATACAATGTCATTTCCTTACAGTTTTAATCATTTCAGTACTTCAACTTCAAATTTCATTAAACAGTTAACTTATTTCACTAACACGTTGTTTTTAAATCTattgtttagattttatttttctgtttcaaTTACCGGTACCAaaaattttttttggtaaaaatttAGACAGCAGACAATAATGCAGCTCGTTAAGTTGAATTATATGTGAGCTAATTGTGAAGTGATTACAGATGTCTCTTCTTTTGCTCTGCACAAGGATTTTCTTTCAGACATGGCGATGTGTGAGGTGGACCGATTTATTGATCGAGAGCACCTGATCTTCAGAGAGAACACCCTGGCCACCAAAGCCATAGAAGAGTACCTCAAACTCATCGGACATAAGTACCTCAAAGACGTTTTAGGTGAGACGTCCTCCCACTGTTTGTCTCAGTCGCTGTGCGCTCACGCTTtaatggtttggtttggtttcagGTGATTTTATCCGAGCGCTGTATGAGTCAGAGGAGAACTGTGAAGTCGACCCAATGAGGACTCCACCTTCTGTGCTCCCCGAACATCAAGCCAACCTCCGCATGTGCTGTGAGCTTGCCCTCTGCAAAATCGTCAACTCTCATTGGTTAGTTACAGTGCTGACATAGAGCATTCTTCTTTTATAGACCATTTACGGtcttcactgacacacacactcattcaattttacaaaagatttctatttaaataaatgttgaatgtCCTATCCATcgaaaaaaaactatcatagtgATTATTTCGGTGCATCACAGCTTGTTTGtctgcattatttgtttttcctAGTGCATTTCCGAGAGAACTAAAAGAGGTGTTTGCGTCCTGGCGCGTTCGATGCGCTGAGAGGGGAAGAGAGGACATTGCAGATCGACTGATCAGTGGTTCCCTCTTCCTGCGCTTCCTGTGTCCAGCCGTCATGTCACCATCCTTATTCAACCTCACACAGGAGTACCCCGACGAGCAGACTTCACGCACACTCACCCTCATAGCCAAAGTTGTGCAGAACCTTGCAAACTTCTCAAAGTCAGTACACACTTCCTTAaagtcttttaactttattaccATGTCATCATTATCATTGGGGATGCATGATAAATTGAGATCATATTGGTTATCAAccagtattaatttaatttaatttaatttaatttaattttaattttaattttaattttaatttaatttaatttaatttaatttaatttaatttaatttaatttaattttattttattttattttattttattttattttattttattttatttatctaatatttatttttttcattctcctTTTCCCCATACTGTTTCAAGATGCATAATATAATGGACCCAAACTGGTTACAAGATCATTTGAATAAATGATATATGATATGTTGATACTGGTTATCagctgatatttttatttttatttttatatatatattaccattacacccctaatttaGGTAAAGAAATTTCATGTTTATCGTAACAGTCAGAATTTTAATATCAATGCATCCCTAATTGTGATCATGGTATTTGTGATTTAATTGTTATTCTTATGTCCAAACCAACGTATGGTACACTTAAATCCGGGACTGTAATTTTCACTTGGGTTCAAGTGTCTTTGGTCAAGGATACAGATCTCTTTACACCCAAATGTATGGGTTATGACATTTGGGCTGTCAGCCCAGATCATTAACCATTAAGCTATAACAAACTGCGAAGCGTTACTGATGATGAACATAATGATCATTCacattatcatcattatcattgtGGTAACATTCAAAGCTGACCGTATCAACCCCGTGTCCTTACCGATTCCTCACTGTGCTACAGGTTTGGCAGTAAGGAGGAGTACATGTGCTTTATGAATGAGTTCCTGGAGATGGAGTGGGGCTCCATGCAGCAGTTCCTGTACGAGATCTCCAATCTCGACAGTGTTAGCAACGCAGCTGCTTTTGAGGGCTACATCGACTTGGGAAGGGAGCTCTCGATCCTGCACAGTCTTCTGTGGGAAGTCATGGCACAGCTAAGCAAGGTAGATGCAGTTCGATCATCTAGATCATGATGACTGTTTTTGTCTACTTACGTTTGCGATTCGGTCATCAGTCTGTTTTTACCGTGCCAAAGGATGCTATCATCAAACTTGGACCATTACCCCGCCTCCTGAATGACATCAGCATGGCCCTTCGTAACCCTCACCTCCAGCGACAGCCCAGTCATCAGACGGACAGACCGCctccagagagacagacagacaggctgcTCTCCAGGCCCAGCTTCAACAGGGGCGTCTCGTCTGAGTTCCAGAACCTCATGATGAGAGACCTCAACAGGTAGAGTCTGCTGTCTTCATGGGTCTCACATCTGCAGCAAGTGTTTTCCAAATCCTAGTGAGCTGCCTGCTTAGTCTGTATTTTTTAGGTACCTTGTCAAAACTTGAATCAAGGTGCTATGggtgctataaataaataaatactctgaTACAGAATAGATTTTTTCCCATTCTGCTTTctgattttaaaccattttattctatttttacagagaatattttaatcattaattTAGGTTTTAGTACAGTaactatataaaacatttaatttaattatcacatttgaattttattttatataaattattttatcccagtttaaaaacacatttaaaatacaatgtatacatattataaaatataaaacaattatgtaaaatattgtatttaaaaacatgggtataaatataattatattaatacattttaataaataggtttaattttaattttatttgtttagtttagtctagttgtttatttaatatttaattgtgcatactAATTTTTATGGGAATTGTTTCTGaataacatttagattttttcccTCTGTCTcttaaaatttatcttaaaaaatacttttcattgaATAACATTGTCAAATATAATCTTTAGaagatattaaaatgaatattctaTTTTTCATGctgtttattagattttttttttattattttaatgcttctatggaagcagggttattatagttaactaaaactaaatctatcatttaaaaaagtatttacttgaaactaaattaacattaaaatacaacctgtcctccaaccaatacgctcatataggttgtttgtccaaatccctgaaatacgacccctCAGAGCAACCTACAATTGCATCTCTATCCATATTAaggttttgtactcttttatttgcaccgTAATTCGGGTTgtgtgtagctcagttggtagagtatTGCGTTAAACgataatatgtaatcatgctatcatagGTTCGATCGCAGAGAACGGAGGTGCTCGTAAAATGTATGTGctctataaatcataattttacaggatttctgtgagggtaggtttaggggtggggttaggtgtggtcaatCGAACGAATTaaatatgtacgaattactgtgagatcggtgtaaaaagtcaacagattgcatttaaataaaagtgcattttgattggtaatgacgttatacgtaatttcatgacgacagacgcaacacgatactttcattatttttacgcccactagagggcgcttaactttaaaacgtaaatatactGTAGGtcataataaggtgcttgcacaaacgacctatatggttgTTTTTTATTGGAGGATAGGCTCAACTAAAAgtaacaaatacatatttataaatactatatatagtCATTAAAATCCACTAATTAACATGTCAAAAACACTAAAAAGTGAacgttttattaaaaaagttttacaattttttttatttaaaatattaatgtaaacaataattatatattaatgatactaaaataacactgtgtcagggtttatttattgataaaatgAATAACTACAAATCAAGAATAATatggctcactaggttttggaactgaGCTAAAGCAATATTGCTTGTGGAGAAAATGAGCTTGGATATGATTTTCCATGTTAACTTTCTTGTATCTCACATAGTTCAGTTGAGATCACTCGCCTGCCCTCTCCAACCTCTGCCATGTCCAGTGGCGGAGCGCCTCCGGCCCGGGCCGGATTGGGGGGGTTTGCGGACCGCGATCATCCTCACCGAGCCTCATCTAAAGAGGTTTTCTATGTTGCCCGTCCCCCGTTGGCCCGCTCTAGTCCAGCATACTGTACTAGCAGTTCTGATATTACTGATCCAGACCCAAAGGTAAGTCCCATAGGACAGGGCTTCTGATTGGGTGGGGGGTTCTGATTAAATAATAAGCCCTTTCGTTTAGAAATCTTTCATGACTATGGTCAGTGCTGTCTGGTCCGAATTCTCATGTGAATAACAGCTCGCTCCCTAGCACACGTTTCGCCAGCTTTTCTGAGGGTTGGCTTTGTTCCTGTGGGAGAAGGAAGCACCACTGACCTGCTTACTGCAGAGTCAAATACCACCCAAGCAAGGAAAGAGGGCTACGAGATGATGTGGGTGCAGTCAACACATATGATAGAGATTCTTTACCTTAATCTTGGTCCTGACATACAAAAAGTCAACAATTCactcaaaaaatttaattctgtgaGTATTTACTGCATAATTGCATCACATGCAGTTTTCATAGAGACAAATGCTGTCAACAAAGCACTATAAGAGTAGTACATATTATTTGTGCACTATATTCCAGGTCttcttaaaattttatatttaattatatatatatatatatatatatatatatatatatatatatatatatatatatatatatatatatataattacaaaaaaatggcaCCTTCCATGTTAGGTTTTGCCTCAGTGCTATATAATTCATTTGATTTTTGTGGTTTTAAAGGAACTTTagcttcaaaatataaatataaatctcataattttttattttgtttttagtttttagtttttgctaaaaaagttcaattaaattaaataaaaaaacctgttgGAAATGatttattgttaaattatataattacttaaatatattatgttatttaaatataatgtatagaatatcatatttgattaattaaatatcattttctttgacattttatttatcatgaaattatattttataagtttataataaaaaacaaagcttacttttaaaatatacacacataaaatataatatatatgtatatatatttttttcaatataaatattttacacaaacaataaatataacaatgacacttaaatgtaatttaatgacatttaaattaatcatatgaagaaaaaaaataattgtttttttttttcttcaaaatgtgaaaaatctaatttttcaCTGTTTAAGTCatgaactacttttatggtgcttttgtggtGTTTGTTTCTATTTTGATTTCAGTTAAATTAATTTCTCTTAATAGCTGatgctaattattttattaacatttgcttgaatattttaataattatgacatttatCTTGACATTATTACATGGACAAttgtctatttattatttttttaaatatgctgtaAAATTAATGTCAAAAACATAACTCTGAATAGACTACAATCAGTAAAttctaagtgtttttttttaatgtaacaatgGCACATTTAAATgagccattgaaaaaaaaaatcaatttttatggtgcttttatggtgtttttgttcattttgaattcagttaaaattattttattctataaaagctgagtttaaatatttaaatattattcaaaattctGACAATGCTAGGACAACCTGgcttttgtttttatgcattaaagGCATAAGACTAAAAATAAGCAACACtacttcctatgaaaaaaaaaaaaaacatctcctgGGTTTTTAACaacatgagtaaataataacagaaattggatttttgggtgaatgatTTCCCTTTTAACCCAAGTTAATACACACATGCAGCCAAGCCACGTTCATAACCGGCCACACCTGCTGCGCTCGGCAGGTATCTGCAGCGTTCTCGCCCGTAGGTTCTGCTGTAGGtgttaatgaaaatgtttctatGATGGACCTCCAGGACTCAAGAATGAACAGCGTCTCTAACCTGCAGTCTATGGGGGACATGCTCAACTCTTCCCAGGCCTCGATTGCCGGCCTCGGCAGCTACGGTGGGCTCGCGGGCTTGGGAGGAGGCCTCGGAGGCCAGCTACGTGCTGGAGGGCGTATGTCGGCCGGATCCGGGGGCTCCAGCATGTCCGGGGGTCTGAGGTTGAGCCAGATGGGAACCACCACCGACTCGCTGTCCCAGCAGCAACAAGCCGCCGCTCTCCGCTACCCCCTCTCCTTCCAGAACCCTCTGTTCCACCTGGCTGCTGACGGGCCTCAGCTTCACCACCAGCACAGTCGAGCtcaacctcctcctcctctcctgctGGCCCCGGAGCCGGACGCTTCTCACCCCTCTTACATCCCGCAGTTCGCCCACGGCGGTTTCTCCCGAAGCGAGGACCTCTCCACCCTCAGACCCGGCCCTCATCTGGGTCAGCCGAGTATTATTCACTCCCACAGCTACAGCGACGACTACAGCCGCCATAACCAGAGCGAATACGGGCGACGCCAGATCCCCATGCACATGCAGGTATTTTCTTGACGGTTTTTATTGGCTTTTGcatcattttgattttaatgtaGAAGTTGTTCCACAAAAGTACCATTATCAAATGCTACAAAGaagcaccatatatatatatataccagtggCATCATTAATTGGCTCAAGTCACTTCAAGTTGATTCGATTCAGCCGGTGTCAATTACAAAACAAATAGGATTCAgatataaagcagctctacagaagataaTAGTgtcatcatttaatttaatttatttcagtgttgaTTCAATTCAAATTTAATAACTGTGAaaagttcatcaattatgaaatgACATCAAAgcagatttaatttaaaatgtatgcatttagcagacacttttatccaaatcgacttacagtgcattcaggccatcaatttttacttatcatatgttcccggggaattgaacccccaaccttgcgcttgataaagcaatgctctaccaattgagctacaggaacacagatTTACTGAAGAGAGTTCCATTATccagctcaattcagttcaatttttGTTCTAATTTGCAAAATTGATCATATTTCtgaatgttaaagggggggtgaaatgcttgttttctctcaatatcctgttaatcttgagtacatatagagtagtactgcatccttcataacttcaaaaagtctttagttttattatattcataagagaaagatagtctgtaccgatttttcccggaaaaacacgaccggctagaggcgtgacgtgtgggcggagctaaagaatcagaaTAAAGaataatctgtgcagggttgtcttgccctggcaaccaaaaacacactccttttgtgacatttcgcgacgctctcgctctgatcagtgaagtctgttgtgctctcagtgctctgctaaacgggagcgcgctcttcctgCAAACtagccttaggacccatataaggaaattccgctccatctaacgtcacacaga encodes:
- the LOC128031042 gene encoding ras/Rap GTPase-activating protein SynGAP-like isoform X5, with amino-acid sequence MSYVPFQDARYAAPPSFRHQPSFAAAPSFEQPDWNPRLCVISGNQLYMLDQEEVHPLLMREQRSESHRNKLLRRTVSVPVEGRHNPEMEQARLRRKSIATGKQPSMEIPPTAPPQPFRQSSFLSRRLKGSIKRAKSQPKLDRTSSFRHMILPRFRSADQDRTRLMQSFKESHSHESLLSPSSAAEALDLTLDEDAVIKPVHSSILGQEYCFEVITASGTKCFACRSAAERDKWIENLQRAVKPNKDNSRRVDNVLKLWIIEARELPPKKRYYCELCLDDMLYARTTSKPRTDTVFWGEHFEFNNLPAVRNLRLHLYKETDKKRRKEKSTYLGLISIPISSITGRQFVEQWYPVIQPSVLTKGGGVGGGKIINASLRLKSRFQTMSILPMELYKEFAEYVTNNYRTLCAVLEPLMSVKSKEEVACALVHILQSTGKAKDFLSDMAMCEVDRFIDREHLIFRENTLATKAIEEYLKLIGHKYLKDVLGDFIRALYESEENCEVDPMRTPPSVLPEHQANLRMCCELALCKIVNSHCAFPRELKEVFASWRVRCAERGREDIADRLISGSLFLRFLCPAVMSPSLFNLTQEYPDEQTSRTLTLIAKVVQNLANFSKFGSKEEYMCFMNEFLEMEWGSMQQFLYEISNLDSVSNAAAFEGYIDLGRELSILHSLLWEVMAQLSKSVFTVPKDAIIKLGPLPRLLNDISMALRNPHLQRQPSHQTDRPPPERQTDRLLSRPSFNRGVSSEFQNLMMRDLNSSVEITRLPSPTSAMSSGGAPPARAGLGGFADRDHPHRASSKEVFYVARPPLARSSPAYCTSSSDITDPDPKASIAGLGSYGGLAGLGGGLGGQLRAGGRMSAGSGGSSMSGGLRLSQMGTTTDSLSQQQQAAALRYPLSFQNPLFHLAADGPQLHHQHSRAQPPPPLLLAPEPDASHPSYIPQFAHGGFSRSEDLSTLRPGPHLGQPSIIHSHSYSDDYSRHNQSEYGRRQIPMHMQEQQQMAGMASQTGTSHSSLATPPSTVQPARQSSMAPPTQRMKSQPSHQLSVSSAAAAAPAGKTRPQSGNLLQSPESGFGGRQQGPRQQLSVKDSTPPGLPHQQSSTRESQGSQGSQGGTPQSTQQSKSHQERQQIQQQHLLKPTMSKQGSSQSPTTLNPSIPASERTVAWVSNMPHLSADIESSRIDREEYKLKEYSKSMDESRLDRVREYEEEINSLKERLMMSHRKLEEYERRLLTQEQQTNKILLQYQSRLDDSERRLRQQQMEKDNQIKGIIDRLMVVEDELRVGVMPEQKPRMFADQGRRQSILVQPRLAPVPLRMNRKSSFPPWIQQTPV